The Moorena producens PAL-8-15-08-1 genomic interval AGGTTGAAGCTAGTAGATTGGCCAAAGCGAGTAGATGCACAAGAGGATTGTTGTCACCTCAGTTGAAGTATTTGACAGTTAATACTTCATCCTTTATACTTCATCCTTCATGCTTCATCCTTCATCCTTTCCCTTTGACAATAGACATACTAAGTTTAGAAACGATAGCCTGCACCCACTTGAACACTGACAGACTCACCTGAACTATTTTCGTAAGCGTTAAGACCTACCTTAGTATTGCCGTAAACCAAAACATCCTTAGCAATTTGGCTTTCAGCACCCACGCCAAGCACCCAAGCATCTTGATTACCGATGGGTGTATTGTCTCCGTCATCTTCCACAAAAGAGTAACCAACACTAGCAAAAACATTAGTATTTTTAGCTACGCCTAGGTCAAAGGAAACACTAGGAATAATCGCCGTATTGTCATCATTGAAAAGAATATCACCTCTTAGAGAAACTGGCAGCTTTGAAGTTGTTACACGAGTGGTAATATTACCACCAATATTTTGGTCATTCCCTTGTCCATCACTCGTTACACCGGCGGCAAGTCCAACGCCAATGTAGCTAGCATCTGTACCTTTAGCGCGGAGATCCTCTGCTCCTGGATTAGCGTAAGCCATACTATTTCCTAGTAAAACTGGAGCAATTGTTGTAGCAGCCAAAGTAGAAATAGTGACAATAGATTTTAGTAAGCCTTGCATTTTTTATTTCCTCAAATTCGTTTTTTGTGTTCCTTTCTCTACAAGTCGTTGGGAATAAACAAAAGGTTCCTGAGGTTCTAAAAAAAATTCTAAATACTTGAAAACCTTGAGATGACTTGACTCTAGCTAATCCGGATATCACTAGAAAAAATTTTGCTTACTTTTCCCCTCCCTAATTAGTTGATACTCTTGAAAAGAGAGTCGGTTTTATCAATTAATTTAATGTCTGTGTTTTGGTAGTGGACTGTTTACCAGGTGTCACAGATTGTAAGCATTTAGCTAATGCGCTACGCGCACGCGTGCGCGTTCAGCTATCAGTTATCAGCCATCAGCCATCAGCCATCAGGTATCAGCCATCAGCCATCAGGTATCAGCCATCAGCCATCAGCCATCAGCCATTCCCGTAGCGTGGCCATTCCCGTAGCGTGGCTAACGGCCAAGGCTGAGTGCTGAGTGCTGAGTGCTGAGTGCTGAGTGCTGAGTGCTGAGTGCTTACGTCTAATCTTGTTTCATACCAACCATGCCATATCCAGCAATGTTATATGCAGCAATGGTAGACAGAGGCACCTGGTAAAAATACTGACGTCGGAACTGTTCTTCCTCAATGGCAGCAAAAAATATTGCGTTCGCGCAGCGTGCGCGTAGCGCAATCGCATCATTTTCAGCAACATTCGTCCGATGGGAAGACCACTCTTTTGGATGCCAACTTATTTGTACCCCGCAGTCCTGGTAAGAAACCTCAAAACCAATCGCTGATAGGGCATTCAGTCCTAACTCAACAGTGCGATCGCTTAAATCCAACTTCTCCTGCAATTGCACCAAAGTAGCCCATTGACCCGTGCGACTGAGGAACTTAGCAATTCCTAGCAACTTTTTCCAGGTGTCTTGGGCAGATAGTTGTTTAGGCCGTGGATATGCGATCGCTAATTGTCGTTCTGCCTGTATCGCTCTCCTACACCATACTTGTAACTCATCCCAACTCGTGGGACACTCATAAACCATTAGAGGAGTTAAAGCTTCACCCTGTAACTCTTCTCCCCGCCAATCTAAAATCCAATCCAGCTGATTAGAGACCTGTAAACAAGACTGGACAAAATCATTTTCTTGGCAAGGTTGCACAGCAACGAGGCGCACTTCTGGACGTTTTTCATAATTATTATAGTCTAATTCCACAACAGCATTACATCTAACTTTAGGGACTTCATCCTGATAATGTCCCCACCAAATTCCAGGAAAACCCATACTCGTAGAGTCATCCCAAATTTCAAATTTAGTTTTAATATACTGTACTTTCCGCCCTCTCAAATCCTTAGAGTTACGATTCCACACCTGTTCAAACCAACAGTTTTTAATCAGCAATTTTGGCACAGGATTACCCATACCACAAGGTTCCAGGTGTTTCAATTCATCAAATAGTGCTTTGCCCAACTCAGCAACCTTAACCACCAAATCCGCTTCCATGGCTGGCATCATCAAAGCACCCGTATTCCCTAGTTTTTGTGCCAACTGCTGGTTAATCGCTTCCGTAAATAAAGGAATATTATCCACTGGCAAACTCAACCCAGCCGCAAAAGGATGACCTCCGAAGCGATGCAACAAATGAGCTTGGGAATTGACTAATTCATAAAGGTCAATATTATTAACAGAACGAGCCGAACCCCGTGCTATACTATAGGAGTGTTTATCCTCTAAACCTGCTTCTAACAGTTTGCTTTCTCTATCGCTACTTTCAGTACTTAACAAAACTGTACTTAACAAAATCGTCGGGCGTCCGTATTCCTGAGCAATTTGACCTGCCACTAAGCCTAAAACACCAACCGGCCATTGGGGATCCTCTAAGACAATCACATTAGTAGTAGACAGATCAAGTTGGGCAAGTTTATCCTTAACTTGCTTAGTAATATCTTTTTGTAAAGACATGCGGCGGCTATTAGCTAATTCCGTCTCTAAAGCCAGTTGCTCACAACGTTTCTCATCCTTACTAGTGAGTAACTCAACACAAAATGAAGCATCCCCTTGAATCCGACTTACAGCATTAATTCTCGGGCCAAGTCCGAAAGAAATATCAGTCGGGCGATCGCCACTGCGTTTACACAACTGTAACAATCGCGCTACACCAGGACGAGAGCGAGTTTTCAGTTGCTGCTTCAGTTGTTCAATTCCCCGTTGTGCCAGGTAGCGACAATCTCCAGATAATTCCACTAAATCCGCAATTAGACCAATTGCCACCAAATCCAGCAACGCCTCTAACCGTTGTTGGGGAATATTAGGTGAACGCTGATACATCGCTTCCACTAACTTATACGCCACCGCCACCCCAGACAAATGAAATAAAGGGTGAGTTTCAACAAAATAGCGAGAATTGATGATAGAAACCACTGGTGGACGGTCATCTGGTAAAGTATGGTGGTCAGTGATAATCACATCCATTCCCAACTGGTGAGCATAATCAATTTCCCTCAGATTCGTGCTGCCAGTATCGCAGGTAACGATAAGTTTCACCCCAGAAGCGTGCAGTTGGTCAATTCCTGGACAATTCAAACCATGGGATTCCGTCAGGCGATTGGGAATGTAGTAACTTAGGTGTTGGTGCTGCCAGAAAAACTGTCCCAGTCCTTCCCAGAGGACACTAGTAGCCGTGATTCCATCCGCATCAAAGTCCCCCCATATGGCAACATTTTCCCCAGCCTCACGGGCTTGCAGTAGGCGTTTGACTGCCCATTTCATTTCCTGTCCAAAATCAAAAGGGCTGGTAGGTTGATACAAATCTGGGTTGAGGAAACCAGCCAGTTGTTTCTCCTCTCGTATGCCCCGTTGCCACAGCAGTTGAGCAGCATAATGTCCGGAATAGCCCTTAGTATGGGATTTGACAGCTTCGATGAACCACTGAGGAAAGTCAGGTGGTGCTAGGACTTGCCATTGGGATTGGGACATGGATTCTGACATGGATTGGGACATGAACCTGATTTGCGATCGCTTATAGTTAGTCGAGTTAGTACAAACATACTAACTTAATCAGACCGACCCATAACCAACTTTATCCAGAACTATTGTCTTGATGCAGTGGCTACTTTCTTGCCTCTTGCCTCTTGCCTCTTGCCTCTAGCATGCATGCCTCTTGCCTCATAGATACTGCTTAAACGGATGTGCCAATATTCCCAGTATCAGATCAATTTCCTTAATATAATAGTCATCTAAATCAATAAACACCAATTGATTCACCAACTTGATAAACTTCCAATTTGTCCCAGTAGTTACAGCTCCATAGATAGCATCAATATCGTGATCCTGTTCTTGATTAAATCTCTGAGCTGCTACCATTTCCGCAATGCACTGTCCTAATCCCCCCTTAATATTTTCATTTTTTGCCTCCACGAGGGTAACAACTGGTGTCCGAATTTCATACATTTCCTTAGAAGCAGTAAGGATATAATCACAGTATCCATTTAATCCAGTTCCTTTATCGACATTCAATTCAGTTCCAGAAAAAAAACCGATTTTGAAATCAAGCAGACGGCGCACTTCCAGTAAAACCGGAGCAATAACTAAC includes:
- a CDS encoding outer membrane beta-barrel protein, which produces MQGLLKSIVTISTLAATTIAPVLLGNSMAYANPGAEDLRAKGTDASYIGVGLAAGVTSDGQGNDQNIGGNITTRVTTSKLPVSLRGDILFNDDNTAIIPSVSFDLGVAKNTNVFASVGYSFVEDDGDNTPIGNQDAWVLGVGAESQIAKDVLVYGNTKVGLNAYENSSGESVSVQVGAGYRF
- a CDS encoding single-stranded-DNA-specific exonuclease RecJ, whose amino-acid sequence is MSQSMSESMSQSQWQVLAPPDFPQWFIEAVKSHTKGYSGHYAAQLLWQRGIREEKQLAGFLNPDLYQPTSPFDFGQEMKWAVKRLLQAREAGENVAIWGDFDADGITATSVLWEGLGQFFWQHQHLSYYIPNRLTESHGLNCPGIDQLHASGVKLIVTCDTGSTNLREIDYAHQLGMDVIITDHHTLPDDRPPVVSIINSRYFVETHPLFHLSGVAVAYKLVEAMYQRSPNIPQQRLEALLDLVAIGLIADLVELSGDCRYLAQRGIEQLKQQLKTRSRPGVARLLQLCKRSGDRPTDISFGLGPRINAVSRIQGDASFCVELLTSKDEKRCEQLALETELANSRRMSLQKDITKQVKDKLAQLDLSTTNVIVLEDPQWPVGVLGLVAGQIAQEYGRPTILLSTVLLSTESSDRESKLLEAGLEDKHSYSIARGSARSVNNIDLYELVNSQAHLLHRFGGHPFAAGLSLPVDNIPLFTEAINQQLAQKLGNTGALMMPAMEADLVVKVAELGKALFDELKHLEPCGMGNPVPKLLIKNCWFEQVWNRNSKDLRGRKVQYIKTKFEIWDDSTSMGFPGIWWGHYQDEVPKVRCNAVVELDYNNYEKRPEVRLVAVQPCQENDFVQSCLQVSNQLDWILDWRGEELQGEALTPLMVYECPTSWDELQVWCRRAIQAERQLAIAYPRPKQLSAQDTWKKLLGIAKFLSRTGQWATLVQLQEKLDLSDRTVELGLNALSAIGFEVSYQDCGVQISWHPKEWSSHRTNVAENDAIALRARCANAIFFAAIEEEQFRRQYFYQVPLSTIAAYNIAGYGMVGMKQD